The Betaproteobacteria bacterium genome includes a region encoding these proteins:
- a CDS encoding peptidylprolyl isomerase encodes MYLRTIAIVPLAIALLGATLSTARAEDSNNVAVVNGVAIPQARLEYVVKIQAAQGKKDDAELRKQIKEALINREILSQEGSKRGLDNTPELTAQVEMARQEFLIRALFEEFAAKNAPTDEEVTVEYEKAKQMASGGGLRKEYLARHILIKNEKTAKATLASLNKAKSKNFEQLAKTKSEDGGSKKQGGLLEWNDGSGFVKEFSEAMTQLKKGEYTQQLVKSQFGYHIIRLEDERPIPFPALEEVKDKVQQQVMIQKRDKYIADLKAAAKVE; translated from the coding sequence ATGTACTTAAGAACCATCGCCATCGTGCCCCTCGCCATCGCGCTCTTGGGAGCCACCCTCTCCACGGCGCGCGCGGAGGATAGCAACAACGTTGCCGTCGTCAACGGCGTAGCCATACCCCAGGCCCGCCTGGAATACGTGGTGAAAATTCAAGCGGCGCAAGGCAAGAAGGACGATGCGGAACTGCGCAAGCAAATCAAGGAGGCGCTCATCAACCGCGAAATCTTGTCGCAAGAAGGCTCGAAGCGCGGGTTGGACAATACCCCGGAGCTCACGGCCCAAGTAGAAATGGCCAGGCAGGAGTTCTTGATTCGAGCCCTATTCGAAGAATTTGCCGCCAAGAATGCACCCACGGACGAGGAGGTCACCGTCGAATACGAGAAAGCGAAACAGATGGCCTCGGGCGGTGGCCTGAGGAAGGAATATCTGGCGCGCCACATTCTCATCAAGAACGAGAAAACCGCCAAAGCCACGCTCGCCAGCCTCAACAAGGCCAAGAGCAAGAATTTCGAGCAACTGGCCAAGACCAAGTCCGAAGACGGCGGCTCGAAGAAACAAGGCGGCCTGCTGGAATGGAATGACGGCAGCGGCTTCGTGAAGGAGTTTTCCGAAGCCATGACGCAGCTCAAGAAAGGCGAATACACCCAGCAACTGGTGAAGTCGCAATTCGGTTATCACATCATCCGGCTGGAAGACGAACGCCCCATCCCCTTCCCCGCGCTGGAAGAAGTGAAGGACAAGGTCCAACAGCAGGTGATGATTCAGAAGCGCGACAAATACATCGCCGACCTCAAGGCCGCGGCAAAGGTGGAGTAG
- a CDS encoding carboxymuconolactone decarboxylase family protein, translating into MAQVKLVNDEDASPRARKVFEDIRATRKTDYVNNIWRALAVHPPMLERFWGWMKEVMVKESRLDPMTKEFIYLAVSITNNCEYCINSHIAAARKKGMDDEMLAELVEIVALANAGNRLTTGLQVEVDARFKPVG; encoded by the coding sequence ATGGCACAAGTCAAACTGGTTAATGACGAGGACGCCTCGCCGCGGGCGAGAAAGGTCTTCGAGGATATTCGCGCAACGCGCAAGACCGATTACGTGAACAACATCTGGCGGGCGCTTGCCGTGCATCCGCCCATGCTGGAACGATTCTGGGGATGGATGAAGGAAGTCATGGTCAAGGAGAGCAGGCTGGATCCCATGACCAAGGAGTTCATATACCTGGCCGTGAGCATCACGAATAATTGCGAGTACTGCATCAACTCCCATATCGCGGCAGCCCGCAAAAAAGGAATGGATGACGAAATGCTCGCCGAGTTGGTGGAGATCGTGGCCCTCGCCAACGCCGGTAACCGCCTCACAACGGGTTTGCAAGTGGAAGTGGATGCGCGGTTCAAGCCCGTTGGCTAG
- a CDS encoding BolA family transcriptional regulator, translating to MSTHDIIQQRLESLQPETIELHDESHEHAGHAGAKGAGGHYRLFIVSKLFAGKTTLARHRMVYAAVGDLMNGSIHALAITAQTPEELNRMFSH from the coding sequence GTGAGCACGCACGACATCATCCAGCAGCGCCTGGAAAGCCTGCAACCAGAGACCATTGAACTGCACGACGAGAGTCATGAGCATGCGGGACATGCTGGCGCCAAGGGCGCCGGGGGGCATTACCGCTTATTCATCGTGTCCAAGTTATTCGCCGGAAAAACCACCCTGGCAAGACATCGCATGGTCTACGCCGCGGTCGGGGACTTGATGAACGGCAGCATCCACGCGCTCGCCATCACCGCCCAAACACCGGAGGAACTGAATCGGATGTTTTCGCACTAA
- a CDS encoding septation protein A, with translation MKLLFDTFPVILFFIAYYGSGQDIYLATSVTIAATVAQVAWAKWKYGKIDQMLLFSLALIVVFGGATLLLHDATFIKWKPTVLYWGFATALMVSYWFFGKNLIRKLMEKQITLPDSVWARLNFSWAVFFAFMGVLNLYVAFNYAEKTWVNFKMFGATGLMLVFVLAQGYLLSKHMPPEEEKS, from the coding sequence ATGAAGCTTTTGTTCGATACGTTTCCGGTCATCTTATTCTTCATCGCCTACTATGGTTCGGGGCAGGACATTTACCTCGCCACCAGCGTGACGATCGCCGCGACAGTCGCGCAGGTGGCCTGGGCAAAGTGGAAGTACGGGAAGATCGACCAGATGTTGTTGTTCAGCCTCGCGCTGATCGTTGTATTTGGCGGCGCCACGTTGTTGCTGCACGATGCCACCTTCATCAAGTGGAAGCCCACCGTGTTGTACTGGGGGTTCGCCACCGCCTTGATGGTGTCGTATTGGTTTTTCGGCAAGAATTTGATACGCAAGCTGATGGAAAAGCAGATCACCCTGCCCGATTCCGTATGGGCGCGGCTGAATTTCAGTTGGGCGGTTTTCTTCGCATTCATGGGCGTGTTGAATCTTTACGTGGCATTCAATTACGCGGAGAAGACCTGGGTCAATTTCAAGATGTTCGGTGCCACGGGACTAATGCTCGTATTCGTTCTCGCGCAAGGCTATTTGCTCTCCAAGCACATGCCACCCGAAGAGGAAAAGTCATAG